One Plasmodium vivax chromosome 13, whole genome shotgun sequence genomic region harbors:
- a CDS encoding hypothetical protein, conserved (encoded by transcript PVX_084950A), with protein MNHGDAASRGEYEALVEGADPMCSRSIGAQHELSNLYANDLTGGSLNPGEGPTGEVPLGTPLTYIVGNGAGHLGDEHMGRSHLGGSHPGGGHLAANHPSGSHTKYDHTPGNKRTHTDHKYAAYFCAYLVVLSICMLCYLYHGNYARALYGTNYNGKICGRDMKNHSYLYFPLSPKLPKKEILNKYGKCLESCPTSDGAKQMRREKDGEGANRGDNVQKREKATHVDDPPYSYSSLFAKTKPKQIADQQGNKTTNVVYSDYTKSANNNLYVEYSLLSPYYETVNIMNICFPLDKGLREKVLNVVFTDRYKVFVNLFSFANSFAYVFLFIVFSLFLCFLYVCCMYYVSSLTLHVALFLFSFSMLFFPVYFIHKHLYLLFHPIKGAFFSYHYVVSIFVCFGLLAHGVVFLFVLYLYRNTYKYTHRLITVALDFVNSVSNLLYAPCVVSAASLAWFFLWMCGYVYVMTAGTLHEQRLNLELDSNGNSEIVSLQKVFHYFRSSYLFSILWICTYFFVCEILQSLNQFTISYLGAVWYFCDKDSANYKLSAQATMKTILNYHLGSLILSSFINLCTKHLRVLFFWANSTLSLPFFYSESIYKLKERFALFLRPISNLIDTHTMAAYCEISMTSYPYLLACSTSSKKLINSTSPAASLHGITYIVNIIFPCLTTLGVTFLSFNIFNNVERYGDLFSPSFVPNPFFAALTIGVLCGMITSHFVTTLSTLTDTILYCFICECYQKQMIDENPLRTVFTPPLLKELILEIYQEYSARP; from the exons ATGAACCACGGTGACGCGGCGAGCAGGGGGGAGTACGAGGCCCTGGTGGAGGGGGCAGACCCGATGTGCAGCAGAAGCATAGGGGCACAACACGAGTTGAGCAACTTGTACGCAAATGACCTCACGGGAGGCAGCTTAAACCCTGGGGAGGGCCCAACTGGGGAAGTTCCACTGGGCACGCCCCTAACGTACATCGTTGGGAATGGAGCGGGTCACCTAGGAGACGAGCACATGGGAAGGAGTCACCTTGGAGGAAGTCACCCCGGAGGAGGTCACCTCGCCGCAAATCACCCCTCAGGGAGCCACACAAAATACGACCACACTCCGGGAAACAAACGAACGCACACGGATCACAAATACGCCGCGTACTTCTGCGCCTACCTGGTAGTCCTCTCCATCTGTATGCTGTGCTACCTGTACCATGGGAACTACGCGCGTGCACTGTATGGGACCAACTACAATGGGAAAATCTGTGGGAGGGATATGAAGAATCACTCCTATTTGTACTTCCCCTTGTCTCCTAAGCttcccaaaaaggaaatactaAATAAATATGGGAAGTGCCTCGAGTCGTGTCCCACATCCGATGGGGCGAAACAAATGAGGAGGGAAAAGGATGGCGAAGGGGCAAACCGTGGCGACAATGTACAGAAGAGAGAAAAGGCAACACATGTTGATGACCCCCCCTATTCGTactcctccctttttgcgaaaacAAAGCCGAAACAAATTGCGGACCAGCAGGGAAACAAAACAACCAACGTAGTGTATAGCGATTACACGAAAAGCGCAAACAACAATCTGTACGTGGAATACTCTCTCCTTTCTCCCTACTATGAGACGGTTAACATAATGAACATCTGCTTCCCATTGGATAAGGGGTTACGGGAGAAAGTTTTAAATGTGGTGTTTACAGATAGGTACAAGGtgtttgttaatttattttcctttgccAATTCCTTCGCTTacgtatttctttttattgtgttttctctctttttgtgttttctttACGTGTGCTGTATGTACTACGTGTCCTCCCTGACCCTGCACGTAGCGCTATTCCTTTTCAGCTTTTCCATGCTGTTTTTCCCCGTGTACTTTATTCACAAGCATTTGTACCTCCTGTTTCATCCCATCAAGggagcctttttttcgtaccACTATGTAGTgtccatttttgtgtgctTTGGCTTGCTGGCCCATGGAgttgttttcctcttcgtcttGTACCTGTACAGAAATACATATAAGTACACGCACAGGTTAATCACTGTCGCTTTGGACTTCGTCAACAGTGTGTCCAATCTGCTGTACGCGCCTTGCGTCGTTTCGGCTGCCTCGCTCGCCTGGTTTTTCCTGTGGATGTGTGGATACGTCTATGTGATGACGGCGGGGACGCTCCACGAGCAGAGG CTGAACTTGGAGCTGGACTCGAACGGAAACAGCGAGATTGTCTCCCTGCAGAAGGTCTTCCACTACTTCAGGAGCTCCTACCTCTTTTCCAT ACTCTGGATATGCACCTACTTCTTCGTGTGTGAAATCCTGCAGTCCCTCAACCAGTTCACCATAAGTTATTTAG GGGCCGTCTGGTACTTCTGCGACAAGGACAGCGCGAACTACAAGCTCAGTGCCCAGGCCACCATGA AGACAATACTAAATTACCACTTGGGCAGTTTGATCCTATCGAGCTTTATCAACCTCTGCACCAAGCACCTGCGCGTGTTGTTCTTTTGGGCGAACAGCACTCTGTCCCTCCCCTTCTTCTATAGCGAGTCGATTTACAAGTTGAAGGAGCGATTCG CTCTCTTCTTAAGACCCATTTCGAATTTAATTGACACACACACGATGGCTGCGTACTGCGAG ATCTCCATGACGTCGTACCCGTACCTACTCGCCTGCAGCACGTCGTCCAAAAAGTTAATAAACTCGACGTCGCCAGCGGCGTCTTTGCATGGG atAACCTACATTGTTAACATCATATTCCCGTGCCTCACAACCCTAGGGGTGACGTTTCTCTCGTTCAAc ATTTTCAACAATGTTGAGCGATACGGCGATTTGTTCTCCCCCAGCTTTGTCCCCAACCCGTTTTTCGCGGCACTC acgATCGGAGTGCTGTGCGGGATGATAACCTCCCACTTCGTCACCACCCTGTCCACCCTCACGGACACCATCCTCTACTGCTTCATCTGCGAGTGCTACCAAAAGCAAATGATCGATGAGAATCCCCTGAGGACGGTATTCACTCCGCCCCTCCTAAAGGAGTTAATTTTGGAGATATACCAGGAGTACAGCGCCCGGCcgtga
- a CDS encoding 60S ribosomal protein L14, putative (encoded by transcript PVX_084955A), which yields MPRVELTEEEKLNIQNKDLLFKRFVEPGRLCLIEYGPYAGKLCFVVDIVTLTRVIVDGAFITGVPRMVIPLKRLKLLKERIKINKNCKSGFLQKTIKSTNILGEFKKSNLGKKLTIKKKRDLATDYERFQIYHAKRELKKKMNMLKSKKDSSTKGDKKKKAKKVKKAVKK from the exons ATGCCGCGCGTCGAGCTGACCGAGGAGGAAAAGCTGAACATCCAAAACAAGGACCTCCTCTTTAAGAGGTTTGTTGAGCCCGGAAGGCTCTGCCTCATCGAGTACGGCCCCTACGCGGGAAAG CTCTGCTTCGTCGTGGACATCGTGACGCTCACCCGAGTCATCGTCGATGGAGCCTTCATCACTgg CGTCCCCCGCATGGTCATTCCCCTGAAGAGGCTGAAGCTCCTAAAGGAAAGAatcaaaataaacaaaaattgcaaatcgGGGTTCCTCCAGAAGACCATAAAGAGCACCAACATTCTAGGagagtttaaaaaatcaaatttgggaaaaaaactgACCATTAAGAAGAAGAGAGATTTGGCCACCGACTATGAGCGCTTCCAGATATACCACGCCAAGAGggaattgaaaaagaaaatgaacatgCTGAAGAGCAAGAAGGACAGCAGCACTAAGGGagacaagaagaagaaggccaagAAGGTTAAGAAGGCGGTGAAGAAGTAG
- a CDS encoding ATP-specific succinyl-CoA synthetase beta subunit, putative (encoded by transcript PVX_084960A), whose product MINLRRESKFILKLRRSMGHWPSLNNGRAKWTPRSGMANHHALTSKRHLSLHEYISIDLLRNNMIPCAQGYAAKTPEEAEEKALELQNLCGDVDLVIKAQILSGGRGVGYFKENNFEGGVHICRNSTEVKEIASKMLRNTLVTKQTGEEGKKCNTVFICERFYIRKERYVALLLDRSSDGIVLLGSSTGGSSIEEISKKNPEAIHKMRIDVQNGFSSGQSREFCEKIGFKNTQLDIATDVIANLYKIFTQYDCTLLEINPFSETNDGRVLCCDAKLNFDDNAEYRQKEIFQKRDLSQENAEEIQAKKFNLNYVSLDGNIACMVNGAGLAMATLDLIVLHSGSPSNFLDVGGGATEDEITEALKIINKNPKAKVCFINILGGIMRCDIIARGIIRAFKEEAAFGKPLIVRLEGTNQDEAEELLRQSGVKCVFCQDMNLAAQKSVAMARIMETAEGAGVRVAFT is encoded by the coding sequence ATGATCAACCTCAGGAGGGAATCGAAATTTATCCTGAAGCTGCGGAGGAGCATGGGGCATTGGCCATCTCTAAACAACGGGAGAGCCAAATGGACGCCCCGCTCGGGAATGGCAAACCACCACGCGCTGACGAGTAAGCGGCATTTGAGTTTACACGAGTATATATCAATAGATCTGTTGCGAAACAATATGATCCCATGTGCACAAGGGTACGCAGCGAAAACGCCAGAGGAGGCGGAGGAAAAGGCCCTGGAGCTGCAAAACCTCTGTGGAGACGTCGACTTAGTAATAAAAGCGCAGATATtaagtggaggaagaggagtggggtattttaaagaaaacaaCTTCGAAGGAGGAGTTCACATCTGTCGCAACAGTACAGAAGTGAAAGAAATAGCATCGAAGATGTTAAGAAACACACTGGTGACCAAGCAGACAGGAGAGGAGGGAAAGAAGTGCAACACCGTTTTTATATGCGAAAGGTTTTAcataagaaaagaaaggtATGTTGCGCTTTTACTGGACCGAAGCTCAGATGGGATAGTCCTCCTGGGATCCTCCACGGGAGGTTCCTCTATCGAagaaataagcaaaaagaaCCCAGAGGCTATACACAAAATGAGGATAGATGTACAAAACGGGTTCAGCAGCGGGCAATCACGTgaattttgcgaaaaaattgGGTTCAAAAATACCCAATTGGACATCGCCACAGATGTAATAGCGAACCTATATAAAATCTTTACACAGTATGATTGCACGCTGCTCGAGATTAACCCCTTTTCGGAGACCAACGATGGGAGGGTCCTCTGCTGTGATGCCAAACTGAATTTCGACGATAACGCAGAGTACCGACAGAAGGAGATATTTCAGAAGAGGGATCTCTCTCAAGAAAATGCTGAAGAAATACAAGCCAAGAAATTTAACTTAAATTACGTTTCCCTTGATGGGAACATCGCTTGCATGGTCAATGGGGCAGGCCTAGCCATGGCTACCTTAGATCTGATTGTACTGCATAGCGGTTCTCCCTCTAACTTCCTCGACGTCGGTGGAGGCGCAACGGAGGACGAAATTACAGAggcattaaaaattattaacaaaaatccCAAGGCCAAGGTGTGCTTTATTAATATCCTGGGGGGCATCATGAGGTGCGACATCATCGCCAGGGGCATTATTAGGGCATTCAAAGAGGAGGCCGCCTTTGGGAAGCCCCTCATAGTCAGGCTGGAGGGGACGAACCAGGACGAGGCGGAGGAGCTCCTCCGCCAGTCGGGCGTCAAGTGCGTTTTCTGCCAGGACATGAACCTCGCCGCGCAGAAGAGCGTCGCCATGGCGCGCATCATGGAGACCGCCGAGGGAGCGGGCGTGCGGGTCGCCTTCACGTGA